The Pseudomonas entomophila genome segment CGAACGCGGTGTGCAGCGCGCGAACAGCCAGCTCCAGGTACTTCTCTTCGATCACCACCGAGACCTTGATCTCGGAGGTGGAGATCATCTGGATATTGATGCTCTCCTTGGCCAGGGCCTCGAACATACGGCTAGCAACGCCCGCGTGGGAGCGCATGCCGACACCGACGATCGACACCTTGGCAATCTTGGTGTCGCCAATCACTTCACGCGCGCCGATTTCACGGGCGGTGTTCTCCAGCACGGCCAGCGCCTTCTCGTACTCGTTGCGGTGCACGGTGAAGGTGAAGTCGGTGGTGTTATCGTGCGAGACGTTCTGCACGATCATGTCCACTTCGATGTTCGCGGCACTGATCGGGCCGAGGATCTTGAAGGCGACGCCTGGGGTGTCCGGGACGCCACGAATGGTCAGCTTGGCCTCATCACGGTTGAAGGCGATACCGGAAATGATCGGCTGTTCCATGGATTCCTCTTCATCGATGGTAATGAGGGTACCCGGACCCTCCTTGAAGCTGTGCAGCACGCGCAGCGGGACGTTGTACTTGCCGGCGAACTCCACCGAGCGGATCTGCAGCACCTTGGAGCCGAGGCTGGCCATTTCCAGCATCTCCTCAAAGGTGATCTTCTCCAGGCGTTGGGCCTGGGGCACAACACGCGGGTCGGTGGTGTAGACGCCATCGACATCGGTGTAGATCTGGCATTCATCGGCCTTCAGGGCCGCCGCCAGCGCCACGCCGGTGGTGTCGGAACCGCCACGGCCGAGGGTGGTGATGTTGCCATGCTCGTCGACGCCCTGGAAACCGGCGACCACCACGACACGCCCGGCCTTGAGGTCGGCGCGGATCTTCTGGTCGTCGATCTGCAGGATGCGCGCCTTGTTGTGCGCGCTGTCGGTGAGGATGCGCACCTGGTTGCCGGTGTATGACACCGCCGGCACGCCGCGCTTCATCAGGGCCATCGACAACAGGGCGATGGTGACCTGTTCGCCGGTCGAGACAATCACGTCGAGTTCGCGTGGCTCCGGCTGATCGGTGATCTGCTTGGCCAGGTCGATCAGGCGATTGGTTTCACCGCTCATGGCCGACAGCACAACTACCAGGTCGGTGCCTTGCTCACGGAATTTCTTGACCTTGTCGGCAACCTGCTCGATCCGCTCGATGGAACCGACAGAGGTACCGCCAAATTTCTGTACGATCAACGCCATTTCAAAGGTGCCTCAGCCCTCAAGGGCCCCAAAAAACAATCCAACATGAAGAGGCCGGTGACTAGACCACCGGCCCCTTCATCTCAAAGTCCCTGCTCGGCGAACGGCACGGCGAGGGCCAGGGCCTGGTCCAGCGCGGCGACGTCGACGCCACCACCCTGGGCCATGTCCGGGCGACCACCGCCCTTGCCGCCTACCGCCGCGGCAGCTTGTTTCATCAGGTCGCCAGCCTTGAGTTGGCCGGAGAGGTCCTTGGTCACGCCAGCCACCAGCACGACCTTGCCCTCATGCTCGCTGCCCAGCAGGATCACTGCGTGGCCGAGCTTGTTCTTCAGTTGATCGACGAGCGCCAGCAGGGCCTTGCCATCTTGCCCGTCCAGGCGGGCGGCGAGAACCTTGGCACCCTTGACCTCAACGGCCGCATTGGAGAGATCGTCCCCGGCGGCGCTGGCGGCCTTGGCCTGCAGCTGCTCAAGCTGCTTTTCCAACTGGCGGTTGCGCTCGAGCACAGCCGACAGCTTGTCGATCAGGTTGTCGCGATTGCCCTTGACCAGCTGCGCGGCTTCCTTGACCTGCTCTTCGGCAGTGTTCAGGTAGGCCAACGCGGCGGCGCCGGTGATCGCTTCGATACGACGCACGCCAGAGGCCACGCCGCCTTCGCTGATGATCTTGAACAGGCTGATGTCACCGGTGCGCTTGGCGTGGATGCCACCACACAGCTCGACGGAGAAGTCCCCCCCCATGCTCAGCACGCGCACGGTGTCGCCGTACTTCTCACCAAACAACGCCATGGCACCCTTGGCCTTGGCGGTTTCGATATCGGTCAGCTCGGTTTCGACCGGCGTGTTCTTGCGCACCTCGCGGTTGACGATGTCTTCCAGGGCCTTGATCTGCTCTGGCTTGACCGCCTCGAAGTGGCTGAAATCGAAACGCAGGCGCTGGCTGTCGACCAGCGAGCCCTTCTGCTGCACATGCTCGCCCAACACCTGGCGCAAAGCTTCGTGCAGCAGGTGGGTGGCGGAGTGGTTCAGCGAGGTGGCGTGCTGTACGTCTGCGTCGACGCAGGCATCGACCGTGGTGCCGACAGCCAGCGCGCCATTGGCGATCACGCCGTGATGCAGGAAGGCGCCACCCGTCTTGGTGGTGTCGCGCACATCGAAGCGCGCGGTGCCGCCCTGCAGATAACCGGAGTCACCCACCTGACCACCGGACTCGGCGTAGAACGGGGTGCGATCGAGAACAACGACACCCTCCTCGCCTTCAGCCAGTTGCTCGACTGACTGACCGTTCTTGTACAGCGCAATGACCTTGCCCTGGCCTTCGGTAGTGTCATAGCCGAGGAAGTCGGTGGCGGTGTCGACCTTGACCAGGCTGTTGTAGTCCATGCCGAAGGCACTGGCGGAACGGGCACGCTCACGCTGGGCCTCCATCTCGCGCTCGAAGCCGACTTCATCGATAGTCAACTCGCGTTCGCGAGCGATGTCGGCGGTCAGGTCCATGGGGAAGCCATAGGTGTCGTACAGCTTGAACACTACATCGCCCGGCACGACCTTGCCCTGCAGTTGGGCCAAGTCTTGCTCGAGGATGCGCAGGCCCTGCTCGAGTGTCTTGGCGAACTGCTCTTCCTCGGTCTTGAGTACACGCTCGATGTGCGCCTGCTGGCCTTTC includes the following:
- the alaS gene encoding alanine--tRNA ligase, translating into MKSAEIREAFLRFFEEQGHTRVASSSLIPGNDPTLLFTNAGMNQFKDCFLGQEKRAYTRAVSSQKCVRAGGKHNDLENVGYTARHHTFFEMLGNFSFGDYFKRDAITFAWNFLTSDKWLNLPKEKLWVTVYASDDEAYDIWTKEVGVPAERMVRIGDNKGAPYASDNFWTMGDTGPCGPCTEIFYDHGPDIWGGPPGSPEEDGDRYIEIWNNVFMQFNRTADGVLHPLPAPSVDTGMGLERISAVMQHVHSNYEIDLFQSLLAAAAEAIGCSNDEQPSLKVVADHIRSCGFLIADGVLPSNEGRGYVLRRIIRRACRHGNKLGAKGSFFHRIVAALVAQMGEAFPELKGQQAHIERVLKTEEEQFAKTLEQGLRILEQDLAQLQGKVVPGDVVFKLYDTYGFPMDLTADIARERELTIDEVGFEREMEAQRERARSASAFGMDYNSLVKVDTATDFLGYDTTEGQGKVIALYKNGQSVEQLAEGEEGVVVLDRTPFYAESGGQVGDSGYLQGGTARFDVRDTTKTGGAFLHHGVIANGALAVGTTVDACVDADVQHATSLNHSATHLLHEALRQVLGEHVQQKGSLVDSQRLRFDFSHFEAVKPEQIKALEDIVNREVRKNTPVETELTDIETAKAKGAMALFGEKYGDTVRVLSMGGDFSVELCGGIHAKRTGDISLFKIISEGGVASGVRRIEAITGAAALAYLNTAEEQVKEAAQLVKGNRDNLIDKLSAVLERNRQLEKQLEQLQAKAASAAGDDLSNAAVEVKGAKVLAARLDGQDGKALLALVDQLKNKLGHAVILLGSEHEGKVVLVAGVTKDLSGQLKAGDLMKQAAAAVGGKGGGRPDMAQGGGVDVAALDQALALAVPFAEQGL
- a CDS encoding aspartate kinase codes for the protein MALIVQKFGGTSVGSIERIEQVADKVKKFREQGTDLVVVLSAMSGETNRLIDLAKQITDQPEPRELDVIVSTGEQVTIALLSMALMKRGVPAVSYTGNQVRILTDSAHNKARILQIDDQKIRADLKAGRVVVVAGFQGVDEHGNITTLGRGGSDTTGVALAAALKADECQIYTDVDGVYTTDPRVVPQAQRLEKITFEEMLEMASLGSKVLQIRSVEFAGKYNVPLRVLHSFKEGPGTLITIDEEESMEQPIISGIAFNRDEAKLTIRGVPDTPGVAFKILGPISAANIEVDMIVQNVSHDNTTDFTFTVHRNEYEKALAVLENTAREIGAREVIGDTKIAKVSIVGVGMRSHAGVASRMFEALAKESINIQMISTSEIKVSVVIEEKYLELAVRALHTAFELDAPARQGE